A window from Pseudomonas campi encodes these proteins:
- a CDS encoding ABC transporter permease, with protein sequence MPASSLLALRSAMRLPRWRRPGLASWRGLVLPLVLVGLLEVLVRLGWVPAHQLPAPSQIGATLYWQAASGELWGHVGVSLARVAAGFACGAGLAVLIGAWVGLSRRAEAYLEPSFQALRAIPSLAWVPLLLLWLGIDETPKIVLIALGAFFPVYLALLAGIRGVDRKLVEVGQLHGLPAFALTRRILLPAALPNLFTGLRGALSLSWMFLVAAELIAATQGLGYLLSDGRETSRPDLVLAAIVLLALLGKLSDGLLKHLESRALHWRDSYSGGEA encoded by the coding sequence ATGCCCGCGTCCAGCCTGCTCGCCCTGCGCAGTGCCATGCGCCTACCGCGCTGGCGCCGCCCCGGCCTGGCGAGCTGGCGCGGCCTGGTGTTGCCGCTGGTGCTGGTCGGCTTGCTGGAGGTTCTGGTGCGCCTGGGCTGGGTACCGGCGCACCAGTTGCCGGCGCCCAGCCAGATCGGCGCGACGCTGTACTGGCAGGCGGCCAGCGGTGAGCTGTGGGGGCATGTCGGCGTCAGCCTGGCGCGGGTAGCGGCGGGGTTTGCCTGCGGTGCCGGCCTGGCTGTGCTGATTGGCGCCTGGGTCGGCCTCAGCCGCCGTGCCGAGGCCTACCTGGAGCCCAGTTTTCAGGCCCTGCGGGCGATTCCCAGCCTGGCCTGGGTGCCGCTGCTGTTGCTCTGGCTGGGCATCGACGAGACGCCGAAGATCGTGCTGATCGCCCTCGGCGCGTTCTTCCCGGTGTACCTGGCGCTGCTCGCCGGCATTCGCGGGGTCGATCGCAAACTGGTGGAAGTCGGCCAGCTGCATGGCCTGCCGGCCTTCGCTCTGACCCGCCGCATCCTCCTGCCGGCGGCGCTGCCCAACCTGTTTACCGGCCTGCGCGGGGCGCTCAGCCTGAGCTGGATGTTCCTCGTCGCCGCCGAACTGATCGCGGCCACCCAGGGCCTCGGCTACCTGCTCAGCGACGGCCGCGAGACGTCGCGTCCGGACCTGGTGCTCGCCGCCATCGTCCTGCTCGCGCTGCTCGGCAAGCTCAGCGACGGTCTGCTGAAACACCTGGAAAGCCGCGCCCTGCATTGGCGCGACAGCTACAGCGGTGGGGAGGCATGA
- a CDS encoding aliphatic sulfonate ABC transporter substrate-binding protein: MKHFTLRHGLSALLAALAAAGVQAETPKEVRLDYAYYAPTSLVLKEQGILEKQLAADGIRVKWVFSQGSNRSLEYLNGGSIDFASTAGLAAVLSRANGSPVKTVYIASRPEWTALAVPKDSPINTLADLKGKKIAATKGTDPYLFLLRSLQTAGLDKNDVEIVHLQHPDGRVALERGDVDAWSGLDPHLAASQLQAGSRLLYRNVDFNSYGVLNVSDSFLKEQPKLIEKVIGAYEKARHWAVTHPQQTAELLAREAKLPLEVAKLQLSRTDFSNPQPGPEHIAALKAAAPILVEEQLVRPGTDVAATVEQLISPQLAASVIGQPVAKAE, translated from the coding sequence ATGAAACACTTCACATTGCGTCACGGCCTCAGCGCCCTGCTGGCCGCCCTGGCAGCCGCCGGCGTGCAGGCCGAAACACCCAAGGAAGTCCGCCTGGACTACGCCTACTACGCCCCCACCAGCCTGGTGCTGAAGGAGCAGGGCATTCTCGAGAAACAGCTCGCCGCCGACGGCATCCGCGTCAAGTGGGTGTTCAGCCAGGGCAGCAACCGCTCTCTCGAATACCTCAACGGCGGCAGCATCGACTTCGCCTCCACCGCTGGCCTGGCCGCTGTACTCAGCCGCGCCAACGGCAGCCCGGTGAAGACGGTGTACATCGCCAGTCGCCCGGAATGGACCGCCCTGGCGGTGCCGAAAGACTCGCCGATCAACACCCTGGCCGACCTCAAGGGCAAGAAGATCGCCGCCACCAAGGGCACCGACCCTTACCTGTTCCTCCTGCGCAGCCTGCAGACGGCCGGCCTGGACAAGAACGACGTGGAAATCGTCCACCTGCAGCATCCGGATGGCCGCGTGGCCCTGGAGCGCGGCGATGTCGACGCCTGGTCCGGGCTCGACCCACACCTGGCCGCCAGCCAGCTGCAAGCCGGCTCGCGCCTGCTCTACCGGAATGTCGACTTCAACAGCTATGGCGTGCTCAACGTCAGCGACAGCTTCCTCAAGGAGCAGCCCAAGCTGATCGAGAAGGTCATCGGCGCCTACGAGAAAGCCCGCCACTGGGCCGTTACCCACCCGCAGCAGACCGCCGAGCTGCTCGCCCGTGAAGCCAAGCTGCCGCTGGAAGTGGCCAAGCTGCAGCTGTCGCGTACCGACTTCAGCAACCCGCAGCCGGGGCCCGAGCACATTGCCGCGCTGAAGGCAGCCGCGCCGATCCTGGTCGAGGAGCAACTGGTGCGTCCGGGCACTGATGTGGCCGCCACCGTCGAGCAACTGATCAGCCCGCAACTGGCGGCCAGCGTCATCGGCCAGCCCGTGGCCAAGGCGGAGTAA
- a CDS encoding OprD family porin, with translation MNKSSLALAVALGAIAQQAGAAGFIEDSKATIGLRNFYINQDTRNADANTQEEWGQGFQFNYISGYTEGTVGVGVDAIGLLGIKLDSGKGRHYNPDSSKYSGTVFPTDENGRAEDQFSSLGLTGKLRLSKTEARIGTLQPKLPVVTFNDGRLLPQTFDGGQITSNELDNLTLIGGQLEHAKGRSSSSSESLSIGGANNAQTGQFSNTFYYAGGDYKIGKNLLAQYYYGNLEDFYQQHFLGLTHNLALGSGALKSDLRYFKSDSDGENGSAAGRADGYVSTGYYGNGVTKGEVDNDTWSALFTYSLGGHALSAGYQQVSGDSNFPFLNQGDGATAYLITDRQIGKFLSAGERTWLAEYGYDFSKVGVPGLKATVTYLSGDNIDSVDGDKQEWERDFRLDYTLQDGALKGLGVSWRNASLRGNAAADQDENRLILSYSLPIL, from the coding sequence ATGAACAAGTCATCCCTGGCCCTGGCCGTCGCCCTCGGCGCCATCGCCCAGCAGGCCGGCGCCGCCGGTTTCATCGAAGACAGCAAGGCCACCATCGGTCTGCGCAATTTCTACATCAATCAGGACACCCGCAACGCGGATGCCAACACCCAGGAAGAATGGGGCCAGGGCTTCCAGTTCAACTACATCTCCGGCTACACCGAAGGCACCGTCGGTGTCGGCGTGGACGCTATCGGCCTGCTCGGCATCAAGCTGGATTCCGGTAAGGGCCGCCACTACAACCCGGACTCCAGCAAGTACAGCGGCACGGTGTTCCCCACCGACGAAAACGGTCGCGCCGAGGACCAATTCAGCAGCCTCGGCCTGACCGGCAAGCTGCGTCTGTCCAAGACCGAGGCGCGTATCGGCACCCTGCAGCCGAAGCTGCCGGTGGTGACCTTCAACGACGGCCGCCTGCTGCCGCAGACCTTCGACGGCGGGCAGATCACCTCCAATGAACTCGACAACCTGACCCTGATCGGTGGCCAACTGGAACACGCCAAGGGCCGCAGCTCGAGCAGCAGCGAAAGCCTGTCGATCGGTGGCGCCAACAACGCCCAGACCGGTCAGTTCAGCAACACCTTCTACTACGCCGGTGGCGACTACAAGATCGGCAAGAACCTGCTGGCGCAGTACTACTACGGCAACCTGGAAGACTTCTACCAGCAGCATTTCCTCGGCCTGACCCACAACCTGGCCCTGGGCTCGGGTGCGTTGAAGTCCGACCTGCGCTACTTCAAGAGCGACTCCGATGGCGAGAACGGCAGCGCTGCCGGGCGCGCCGATGGCTATGTCAGCACCGGTTACTACGGCAATGGCGTGACCAAGGGTGAAGTGGACAACGACACCTGGAGCGCCCTGTTCACCTACAGCCTCGGCGGCCACGCGCTGAGTGCCGGTTATCAGCAGGTCTCGGGTGACAGCAACTTCCCGTTCCTCAACCAGGGCGATGGCGCCACTGCCTACCTGATCACCGATCGCCAGATCGGCAAGTTCCTCAGTGCCGGCGAGCGCACCTGGCTGGCCGAGTACGGCTACGACTTCAGCAAAGTCGGCGTACCGGGCCTGAAAGCCACCGTCACCTACCTGTCCGGCGACAACATCGACTCGGTCGACGGCGACAAGCAGGAATGGGAACGCGATTTCCGTCTCGACTACACCCTGCAGGACGGTGCCCTCAAAGGCCTTGGCGTGTCCTGGCGTAACGCCAGCCTGCGCGGCAACGCGGCGGCTGACCAGGACGAGAATCGTCTGATCCTCAGCTACAGCCTGCCAATCCTCTGA
- a CDS encoding aliphatic sulfonate ABC transporter substrate-binding protein, whose amino-acid sequence MFPHSFTRRALLGLGLSLGLLAALPVQAETQLRIGYQKSSTLISLLKSQGTLEQALAGQDIRISWHEFASGQPLLEALNVGNIDLSADVADTVPVFAQAAGAQLTYFAQEAPSPAAQAIIVRNDSPLHRLSELKGKKVAVTKAAGSHYLLLAALAKAGLQFSDIQPAYLTPADGRAAFENGKVDAWVTWEPFLSSAQRQLPTRTLADGQQLASYQRYYLTSNAFAKAHPQVLQVVFSELVKTGEWLRAHPAEAAKVLGPLWGNLDPAIVQQANQRRSYQVRAVQAANLGEQQKIADAFFAEGLLPKAVDASQVAIWQPAVNHGQ is encoded by the coding sequence ATGTTCCCTCATTCGTTTACCCGTCGCGCCCTGCTCGGCCTCGGCTTGAGCCTCGGTTTGCTCGCCGCCCTGCCGGTTCAGGCCGAAACCCAGCTGCGCATCGGCTACCAGAAATCCTCCACCCTGATCAGCCTGCTGAAGAGCCAGGGCACCCTGGAGCAGGCCCTGGCCGGCCAGGACATTCGCATCAGCTGGCATGAATTCGCCAGTGGCCAGCCGCTGCTGGAAGCGTTGAATGTCGGCAATATCGACCTGTCCGCCGATGTCGCCGACACCGTGCCGGTGTTCGCCCAGGCCGCCGGCGCGCAGCTCACCTACTTCGCCCAGGAAGCGCCCTCGCCCGCCGCCCAGGCGATCATCGTGCGCAACGACTCGCCGCTGCACCGCCTGAGCGAGCTGAAAGGCAAGAAGGTGGCGGTGACCAAGGCCGCCGGCAGCCACTACCTGCTGCTCGCCGCCCTGGCCAAGGCCGGACTGCAGTTCAGCGACATCCAGCCGGCCTACCTGACCCCGGCTGATGGCCGCGCCGCCTTCGAGAACGGCAAGGTGGATGCCTGGGTGACCTGGGAACCCTTCCTCAGCAGCGCCCAGCGCCAGCTGCCGACCCGCACCCTGGCCGACGGCCAGCAGCTGGCCAGCTACCAGCGCTACTACCTGACCAGCAATGCCTTCGCCAAGGCCCATCCGCAAGTCTTGCAGGTGGTGTTCAGCGAGCTGGTGAAGACCGGCGAGTGGCTGCGTGCCCACCCGGCCGAGGCGGCCAAGGTGCTCGGCCCGCTGTGGGGCAACCTCGACCCGGCTATCGTCCAGCAGGCCAACCAACGACGCAGTTACCAGGTGCGCGCGGTGCAGGCGGCCAACCTCGGCGAACAGCAGAAGATCGCCGACGCCTTCTTCGCCGAAGGCCTGCTGCCCAAGGCAGTGGATGCCAGCCAGGTAGCGATCTGGCAACCGGCGGTGAACCATGGCCAGTGA
- a CDS encoding acyl-CoA dehydrogenase family protein, producing the protein MASEARHLHPQAEPLLDARLFPVDFGTLTSKVERLARKLADSAIERDKRGGHARAERELIRDSGLLSLAIPQRYDGQGKSWPEIYRIVRHLAAADSSLAHLFAFNHLQVATILLHGSAEQQRHWLSRSVQERWFWGNASNGRDLGLQLQAREEHFELNGSKSFCSGALGADALLVSAPRGKSATERVFLTLPAQREGLAINDDWDAFGQRQTDSGTVQFENVFVDRDELLVSGGQSPRSSLRVCVSQLILTQLYLGNAQAALNGALRYTREQARAWPGSGVATASEDPLIQKRYGELWLLYRGALLLAEHAAERLQQAWEKPALGAAERGEVALLIAEARVAAARAALEITSQVFEAMGARATASRYGFDRFWRNVRVHSLHDPLDHKVRDIGHWLLSGVPPTPSLYS; encoded by the coding sequence ATGGCCAGTGAAGCCCGCCACCTGCACCCACAGGCCGAGCCGCTGCTGGATGCGCGGCTGTTCCCCGTCGACTTCGGCACCCTCACCAGCAAGGTCGAGCGCCTGGCGCGCAAGCTGGCCGACAGCGCCATCGAACGCGACAAGCGCGGCGGCCATGCGCGCGCCGAGCGCGAGCTGATCCGCGACAGCGGCCTGCTCAGCCTGGCCATCCCGCAGCGCTACGACGGCCAGGGCAAGAGCTGGCCGGAGATATACCGCATCGTCCGCCACCTCGCGGCGGCGGACAGTTCGTTGGCCCATTTGTTCGCCTTCAACCACCTGCAGGTGGCCACCATTCTCCTGCACGGCAGCGCCGAGCAGCAGCGCCACTGGCTGAGCCGCAGCGTGCAGGAGCGCTGGTTCTGGGGCAACGCCAGTAACGGCCGCGACCTGGGCCTGCAATTGCAGGCCCGCGAGGAACACTTCGAACTCAACGGCAGCAAATCCTTCTGCTCCGGCGCCCTCGGCGCCGATGCCCTGCTGGTTAGTGCGCCACGCGGCAAGAGCGCGACGGAGCGGGTGTTCCTGACCCTGCCGGCGCAGCGCGAAGGCCTGGCGATCAACGACGACTGGGACGCCTTCGGCCAGCGCCAGACCGACAGCGGCACGGTGCAGTTCGAGAATGTCTTCGTCGATCGCGACGAGCTGCTGGTCTCCGGCGGCCAGAGCCCACGCAGCAGCCTGCGGGTCTGCGTGTCGCAGCTGATCCTCACCCAGCTCTACCTGGGCAACGCCCAGGCCGCGCTGAATGGCGCCCTGCGCTACACCCGCGAGCAGGCCCGCGCCTGGCCCGGCTCCGGAGTGGCCACGGCGAGCGAGGACCCGCTGATCCAGAAGCGCTACGGCGAACTCTGGTTGCTCTACCGCGGCGCCCTGCTGCTGGCGGAACACGCCGCCGAACGTCTGCAGCAGGCCTGGGAGAAACCGGCACTGGGCGCCGCCGAGCGGGGCGAGGTGGCGTTGCTGATCGCCGAGGCACGGGTCGCGGCGGCCCGCGCGGCGCTGGAGATCACCAGCCAGGTGTTCGAGGCCATGGGCGCCCGCGCCACGGCCTCGCGCTACGGCTTCGACCGTTTCTGGCGCAACGTGCGGGTGCACAGCCTGCACGACCCGCTCGATCACAAGGTGCGCGACATTGGCCACTGGCTGCTCAGCGGCGTGCCGCCGACGCCGTCGCTGTATTCCTGA
- a CDS encoding sigma 54-interacting transcriptional regulator has product MSRPHYPQQALLTFADTEKSPLSIRAKALVFVDPRSRELREQANLLAAIDLPVLILGETGTGKELLARHIHRESERGGLFVAVNCGAISPQWGEAELFGYAAGAYAGAASSRAGWFGSATGGTLYLDEIGDLPRALQDQLLSVLETREVLRVGAHHATPVDVRLVVATSIDLAQAVAAGKFSERLYLYLNEGRLDLPALRERPGDILPLAEYFLGIYAQRLGLAIPLLGTAVQAALESHPWYGNTRELENVIHFALLVSSGAEILPQHLNLPTGAPLQLIEQQLARLTAEERAELRQRLAS; this is encoded by the coding sequence ATGAGCCGCCCCCATTACCCCCAGCAAGCCCTGCTGACCTTTGCCGACACGGAGAAGAGTCCGCTGAGCATCCGTGCCAAGGCGCTGGTGTTCGTCGACCCGCGCTCCCGTGAGTTGCGCGAGCAGGCCAACCTGCTGGCTGCCATCGACCTGCCGGTGCTGATCCTCGGTGAGACCGGTACCGGCAAGGAGCTGCTGGCGCGGCATATCCACCGCGAAAGTGAGCGCGGCGGCCTGTTCGTCGCGGTCAACTGCGGCGCGATCAGCCCGCAGTGGGGCGAGGCCGAGCTGTTCGGTTACGCCGCCGGCGCCTATGCCGGCGCGGCCAGCAGTCGCGCCGGCTGGTTCGGTTCGGCCACCGGCGGCACTCTCTACCTGGACGAGATCGGCGACCTGCCGCGCGCCTTGCAGGACCAGCTGCTGAGCGTGCTGGAAACCCGCGAGGTACTGCGCGTCGGCGCCCATCACGCGACCCCGGTGGATGTTCGCCTGGTGGTCGCCACCAGCATCGACCTGGCCCAGGCGGTGGCCGCCGGCAAGTTCAGCGAGCGCCTCTATCTGTACCTTAACGAAGGCCGCCTGGACCTGCCGGCGCTGCGCGAGCGGCCGGGCGACATCCTGCCGCTGGCCGAGTATTTCCTCGGCATCTACGCCCAGCGCCTGGGCCTGGCCATTCCGCTGCTCGGCACGGCCGTGCAGGCCGCCCTGGAAAGCCATCCCTGGTACGGCAATACCCGCGAACTGGAGAACGTCATCCACTTCGCCCTGCTGGTCAGCAGCGGCGCGGAGATCCTGCCGCAGCACCTCAATCTGCCGACCGGTGCGCCGTTGCAACTGATCGAGCAACAGCTGGCGCGGCTGACGGCGGAGGAGCGGGCGGAGCTGCGGCAGCGGCTGGCGTCCTGA
- a CDS encoding RBBP9/YdeN family alpha/beta hydrolase, whose protein sequence is MRSQSIRYLILPGWQGSPDNHWQSHWLRSLPNALRVEQADWDQPDPVSWVAALERAISAANSPVILIAHSLGCITVARWAAQAPLASLRQVRGALLVAPADVERPGCPPALQGFAPIPRDLLPFPSQLVGSDNDPAASAARALQLARDWGAQAAVLTGVGHINVKSGHQRWEQGFAYLYRLQSQIEQQTRRRA, encoded by the coding sequence ATGCGCAGCCAATCCATCCGTTATCTGATCCTGCCGGGCTGGCAGGGCTCGCCGGACAATCACTGGCAAAGCCACTGGCTGCGCAGCCTGCCGAATGCCTTGCGGGTCGAGCAGGCCGACTGGGATCAGCCCGATCCGGTCAGTTGGGTCGCCGCCCTGGAACGCGCCATCAGCGCTGCCAACAGCCCGGTGATCCTCATCGCCCACAGCCTCGGTTGCATCACCGTGGCGCGCTGGGCGGCGCAGGCGCCGCTGGCTTCGCTACGCCAGGTGCGGGGGGCCTTGCTGGTGGCTCCGGCGGATGTCGAGCGGCCCGGCTGCCCGCCGGCGCTGCAAGGCTTTGCACCGATCCCGCGGGACTTGCTGCCGTTTCCCAGCCAACTGGTCGGCTCCGACAACGATCCCGCGGCGAGCGCCGCCCGCGCCCTGCAACTGGCCCGTGACTGGGGCGCGCAGGCCGCCGTGCTGACAGGTGTCGGGCATATCAACGTGAAGTCCGGCCATCAGCGCTGGGAGCAGGGCTTCGCCTACCTGTACCGCCTGCAGAGCCAGATCGAACAGCAGACGAGACGCCGCGCGTGA
- a CDS encoding GGDEF domain-containing protein, with translation MDDNTQAPSELETLTLGLLHSRGEVERLREREQLVSSLLGSVNVVLWAFDWQQQRVVYVSPAYEQMFGRSAALLLSDYGEWLNSIYPDDMEYAAQSLAAVLDSGAVEQREYRIIRGDGQIRWLSDKCFVSSRQTPDGQPLIVGIAEDITEKKQLQGELHRLATTDVLTGIHNRRYFFESAERALEQARGNGHELAFLLFDIDDFKKINDSHGHQTGDRVLQRIAHCGAYVLRRDDLFGRIGGEEFAAIFPGCDAPQAKQMAERLQREVQRLSFTAGAQTFGVTISQGLTSLGPDDSLEALYVRADEAMYHAKRNGKNCIVLG, from the coding sequence ATGGACGACAACACCCAGGCACCCAGTGAACTGGAAACCTTGACCCTCGGCCTATTGCACAGCCGTGGCGAGGTCGAACGCTTGCGCGAGCGCGAACAGCTGGTCAGCAGCCTGCTCGGCAGCGTCAACGTGGTGCTGTGGGCCTTTGACTGGCAGCAGCAACGGGTGGTTTATGTCAGCCCGGCCTACGAGCAGATGTTCGGCCGTTCTGCCGCCTTGCTCTTGAGCGACTACGGCGAGTGGCTCAACAGCATCTACCCGGACGACATGGAGTACGCCGCGCAGAGCCTGGCCGCCGTGCTCGATAGCGGCGCGGTGGAGCAGCGCGAATACCGCATCATCCGCGGCGACGGGCAGATCCGCTGGCTCAGCGACAAGTGCTTCGTCAGCTCGCGCCAGACGCCTGACGGCCAGCCGCTGATCGTCGGCATCGCCGAGGACATCACCGAGAAGAAGCAACTGCAGGGTGAGCTGCACCGTCTGGCCACCACCGACGTGCTGACCGGCATCCACAACCGCCGCTACTTCTTCGAGAGCGCCGAGCGGGCCCTGGAGCAGGCGCGCGGCAATGGTCACGAGCTGGCCTTCCTGCTGTTCGATATCGACGACTTCAAGAAGATCAACGACAGCCACGGCCACCAGACCGGCGACCGCGTGCTGCAACGCATCGCCCACTGCGGCGCCTATGTGCTGCGCCGCGATGACCTGTTCGGGCGCATCGGTGGCGAAGAGTTCGCCGCCATCTTTCCGGGTTGCGATGCCCCCCAGGCCAAGCAGATGGCCGAGCGCCTGCAGCGTGAAGTACAGCGCCTGAGCTTCACCGCCGGTGCGCAGACCTTCGGCGTGACCATCAGCCAGGGCCTCACCAGCCTGGGCCCGGACGACAGCCTCGAAGCGCTCTACGTGCGCGCCGACGAGGCCATGTACCACGCCAAGCGCAATGGCAAGAATTGCATCGTGCTGGGTTGA
- the oscA gene encoding sulfur starvation response protein OscA, translated as MSATLRSVEGQDEASILREIQAALQGLRFGAVEITVHNAQVVQIERKEKFRLQASTSKQP; from the coding sequence ATGAGCGCCACTCTCAGAAGCGTCGAAGGCCAGGACGAAGCCAGCATCCTGCGCGAGATCCAGGCAGCCCTGCAGGGCCTGCGCTTTGGTGCGGTGGAAATCACCGTACACAACGCCCAGGTCGTACAGATCGAGCGCAAGGAAAAATTCCGTCTGCAGGCCTCGACCAGCAAACAACCCTGA
- a CDS encoding sulfate ABC transporter substrate-binding protein, giving the protein MSIRRFALAALASALITGPAAAATEILNVSYDPTRELYQEFNAAFNKHWTAQGKEAVTVQQSHGGSGKQARAVIDGLRADVVTLALAGDIDELNKLGKLIPADWQSRLPQSSTPYTSTIVFLVRKGNPEGIKDWDDLVKPGVEVITPNPKTSGGARWNFLAAWAFAQQKYGSEAKAQEFVEKLYKNVPVLDTGARGSTITFVNNQIGDVLLAWENEAFLALKEQGGDQFEIVAPSLSILAEPPVAVVDKNVDKKGTREVATAYLNYLYSEEGQRIAAKNFYRPRNEAVAAEYAKQFPQLKLVTIDQDFNGWKTAQPKFFNDGGIFDQIYQAQ; this is encoded by the coding sequence ATGTCCATTCGCCGTTTCGCCCTGGCCGCCCTGGCCTCCGCGCTGATCACCGGCCCGGCCGCAGCCGCTACGGAAATCCTCAACGTATCCTACGACCCGACCCGTGAGCTGTATCAGGAGTTCAACGCCGCCTTCAACAAGCACTGGACCGCCCAGGGCAAGGAAGCGGTGACCGTGCAGCAATCCCACGGTGGCTCGGGTAAGCAGGCCCGCGCAGTGATCGACGGCCTGCGTGCCGATGTAGTGACCCTGGCCCTGGCCGGCGATATCGACGAATTGAACAAGCTCGGCAAACTGATCCCGGCGGACTGGCAGAGCCGCCTGCCGCAGTCCAGCACCCCCTACACCTCGACCATCGTGTTCCTGGTGCGCAAGGGCAACCCGGAAGGCATCAAGGACTGGGATGACCTGGTCAAGCCGGGCGTGGAAGTGATCACCCCCAATCCGAAAACCTCCGGCGGCGCGCGCTGGAACTTCCTTGCCGCCTGGGCCTTCGCCCAGCAGAAGTACGGCAGCGAAGCCAAGGCTCAGGAATTCGTCGAGAAGCTGTACAAGAACGTCCCGGTGCTGGACACCGGCGCCCGCGGTTCGACCATCACCTTCGTCAACAACCAGATCGGCGACGTGCTGCTGGCCTGGGAAAACGAGGCCTTCCTGGCCCTCAAGGAACAGGGCGGCGACCAGTTCGAGATCGTCGCGCCCTCGCTGTCCATCCTCGCCGAACCGCCGGTGGCCGTGGTCGACAAGAACGTCGACAAGAAAGGCACCCGTGAAGTGGCAACCGCCTACCTCAACTACCTGTACAGCGAAGAAGGCCAGCGCATCGCCGCGAAGAACTTCTACCGCCCGCGTAACGAAGCGGTCGCCGCCGAGTACGCCAAGCAGTTCCCGCAACTGAAGCTGGTGACCATCGACCAGGACTTCAACGGTTGGAAAACCGCACAGCCGAAGTTCTTCAACGACGGCGGCATTTTCGACCAGATCTATCAGGCGCAGTAG
- the cysT gene encoding sulfate ABC transporter permease subunit CysT: MSRRISPVIPGFGLTLGYTLVYLSLLVLIPLGAMFVHAAQLSWGEFWAIISAPRVLAALKLSFATAFAAAVINGIIGTLLAWALVRYTFPGRKVIDAMIDLPFALPTAVAGIALTALYAPAGPVGQIATWLGFKIAYTPLGITLALTFVTLPFVVRTLQPVLADIPREVEEAAACLGAKPFQVFRHILVPALLPAWLTGFALAFARGVGEYGSVIFIAGNMPMKTEILPLLIMVKLDQYDYTGATAIGVLMLVVSFILLLLINLLQRRIEKP; encoded by the coding sequence ATGTCCCGCCGCATTTCCCCCGTCATACCCGGCTTCGGGCTGACGCTGGGCTACACCCTGGTGTACCTCAGCCTGTTGGTGCTGATTCCCCTGGGTGCCATGTTTGTCCACGCCGCCCAGCTCAGCTGGGGCGAGTTCTGGGCCATCATCTCCGCACCGCGGGTGCTGGCCGCACTGAAACTCAGCTTCGCCACCGCCTTCGCCGCTGCCGTAATCAACGGCATCATCGGCACGCTGCTGGCCTGGGCCCTGGTGCGCTACACCTTCCCCGGGCGCAAGGTCATCGACGCGATGATCGACCTGCCGTTCGCCCTGCCCACTGCCGTAGCCGGCATCGCCCTCACCGCGCTGTATGCCCCGGCCGGCCCGGTCGGGCAGATCGCCACCTGGCTCGGCTTCAAGATCGCCTACACGCCGCTGGGCATCACCCTGGCGCTGACCTTCGTGACCCTGCCCTTCGTCGTGCGCACCTTGCAGCCAGTACTGGCGGACATCCCCCGTGAGGTGGAAGAAGCCGCCGCCTGCCTGGGCGCCAAGCCCTTCCAGGTGTTCCGCCATATCCTCGTGCCGGCGCTGCTGCCGGCCTGGCTGACCGGCTTCGCCCTGGCCTTCGCCCGCGGCGTCGGCGAGTACGGCTCGGTCATTTTTATAGCCGGCAATATGCCGATGAAGACCGAGATCCTGCCGCTGCTGATCATGGTCAAGCTCGACCAGTACGACTACACCGGCGCCACAGCCATCGGCGTGCTGATGCTGGTGGTCTCCTTCATCCTGCTGCTGCTGATCAACCTGCTGCAGCGCCGTATCGAAAAGCCCTGA